From the Lactobacillus johnsonii genome, the window AATTTAAGGTCCTTTAAATCTTTCTCTCCTAGTTGTGGATCGTCCTCGGCACCTTCTACAGCGCGGAACATAGCACTTTGGCCACCGGCAATTAATCCAATCGCTCTTTCAGGATTGATTCTATAAGTGGGAACTAATTCAACTGCATCTAATATTCCTAATCTTCCGCTAGTTCCTGCTCCAACATAAATTAATCTCCCACCCTCTCTATATCTTTTTGATGCATATTCAATGGCTTTGGCAATTTCTTTATCTTGAGTACCAACTGCATCTGCGATTTTTTTATCTTCTTGGTTTATTATTTTAACTATTTCAAGAGGAGTGGCGCTATCAATGTGTAGAGACTTTGGATTTCGTTGTTCCGTTGTTAAATCTTTAATATTCATTTTTATCCTCACTTACTAGTTATCTTTAATACGGGCATATCGGCCTTAACGGTACCTGTAGCAATTAGCTTAAAATTAGAAACATCATCCATGTTAGTAATAGTCATAATTACGATTGGATCCTTTCCAGCTTCTTTTATTTTTCCAATATCCATTTGTGCAACAGGTTGTCCGGCTTTTACTATGTCATTTTCTTTTACTTTGATATCAAAAGGACGGCCCTTTAGTTCTACAGTATCCAAACCCATATGCAATAAGATCTCCAAATTTCCTTTAGTTGATTTTAAAGTTAAGGCATGTTTTGTAGACATTACACTAACTACTTTTCCATCAACAGGAGCAACAATTTTCCCATCTTTTGGAATAATAGCAAATCCTTCTCCAAGCATTTTTTGTGAAAATACTTGGTCTTCAACTTCATCTAACTCTTCAATTTGTCCATCTACTGGAGCAACAATTTCTTGTGTTGTTAATTTAGCGTTATCTTTTACCTCATTTTCACCTGAAGTAGACATATTCAAATTATATGCTTGCTCCTCAGCTTCTCTTCGTTCTTTAACTTCAGCATCAGCCTCATCTGCAGGAAGCATAGCCTCTTTCGGAACACCCCAGAAGTAAGTAGCAATAAAACCACCAACATAAGAAGCTAACAAACCTAATATATAAGCCCACCACATGTTATGAGCAATTAATGGAATCAAGGCTACACCTGAAGGCCCGATAGCTATTGAGCCAACTTGACCAAAAGCAGCAACTACAGCACCACCAATACCACCACCAACACAAGCAGTAATAAATGGACGTCCTAATGGTAATGTAACACCATAGATTAATGGCTCTCCGACGCCTAAGATACCAACTGGTAAGGCACCTTTAATCATATTTACTAATTGTTTATTTTTACGACACTTTACCCATAAAGCAATTGCAGCTCCTACTTGACCACCTCCGGCCATAGCTAAGATAGGGAGAAGAGGAGTAAATCCAAGTTTTTGAATCATTTCTAGATGGATAGGGGTTAAAATTTGATGTAAACCTAGCATTACCATAGGAAGGAAGAATAATCCTAAAATAAATCCTGAGATTGGTCCACCAACTTTTAACACCCAATTAATTCCACCTACAAGAGAATTAGAAAACCATCCTGCCAAGGGCATAATTACAAAAATTGTAAATAATCCCATTATTAGTATTGTTAAAAATGGTGTAAAAATAATATCTACAGAGTCAGCAATATGCTTATGGAAAAATTTTTCAACATAAGATAATAGCCAAACGCCTAATAGGACACCGATAATACCACCCTGACCAGCAGCTAGAGGTTTTCCATCAAAAATATTAGGAATGCTTACTGGAGCAACAATCCCAGGTAAGTAAACAATACCACCAATGATACCACCCAAGCCTGGAGTAGCCCCAAATTCTTTTGCTGTATTAATACCTACATAAATATTCAAATATGCAAATAAAGCACTAGAAATCATTGCTAATACTGTTACGCCAAGATTCCAGGACATCGGCAATACTTTAGCAGTTAACAAGTTTCTCAGAATTCCCGCAACACCGGAAATTAGTCCGGCACCTACAAATGCAGGTATTAATGGTACAAAAATTGCCGAAATATGTTGAAGAGCTGACCGCCACCAGGTCTTTTTTAAAGAAGCTTTGTGAGCTGCATGCACTTCAGCTGCTTTCTTTTCAACTTCACTTTTATTAGATTGATATGAATTTGTTTCAGGAAAAGTTTCTCCTTCCTTTACGCCAGCCTCATTATTCATTATCGTGGCAACCTTAGTATTAACGCCTGGTCCTAAAACAATTTCCAGTGTATCAGCTTCAACTACTCCTAATACACCATTTATCTTTTTCAATTTTTCCATATTTACTTTAGACATATCTCTGATTTTAATTCTGAGTCTTGTCATACAATGGATCAATGATTCAACATTATTTATACCACCAATTTCTTGGTAGATTTCATCGCTTAGAATTTGATACTTATCCTTTGACATGATGAATCTCCTTATATAAATGTAAAAATGTTTCATTTAAATATGTAAAAATTTATCACAGTAATTAATGTAATCGCTTTCTACATCTAAAATATTAGATCCTATTAGTATTTATGTCAATAATTTATCCTTAATAAACCAAATATATTTAATCTATAGTTTTATGTAAAAATAAAATATTGTTACATTTATTAAAAATGCTTATTTACTAATCTTAAAGATATTACCCTTCAAGATTACTCCTACTTGCTAACTAAACGTAAGGGGCTTATAATACCTACCATTGTAATGTTTAAATCTACAAGGAGAGGTGAATTCATGGGTCCTTTTTTCTTATTCGTTTATTTAATTTTGGGTGGGATCTTAGGAGGTTTGCTATCAACCATTGCTAGCATGGCTTCGCTAGCAACTTACCCAATACTTTTATCAGTTGGAATTCCGCCCGTATATGCCAATACAACCAATGATGCTGCTTTAATTTGGACTGGAGTTGGTTCAACTGCATCATCCCTGAAAGAATTAAAAGGACATTGGAAAGAAGTAATTTTCTATTCAATCTTTACAATTGTTGGATCAGCTTTAGGATGTATGCTTTTAATACAATTTCCCGGGAAAATATTCGAAAAAATTGTTCCGTTTTGTATCGCTTTTTCTGGTCTAATGATTTTATTCAGTGGTGAAATTCATCTGGAAAAAGATGGTAATAACCGCCTTCTTCAGATTATATCTTTACTTTGCTTAGTGATTACTGGTATCTATGCAGGATATTTCGGAGCAGCAAGTGGCGTTTTAATGCTCGTTATCTTGAACGCCATTAGTGATGATGATTTTTTGACAGTTAATGCTATGAAAAATATAATTGGGGCTCTTTCAAACTTAGTTGCCCTAATCATCTATATGTTTACTGCAAAAATTTATTGGGATTCCGCCATTCCATTGGCTATTGGTGCCTTAATTGGGAGTTATTTCGGTCCTCGAATCATGCTGCACATTTCCGTTAAAGTTATTCGCTTAGGAATTGCCGTTTTAGCTCTTATTCAAGCAGCTTACTTTGCTTATACTGCATATAGGTAAAACATTTGTAATACGTAAAAAGCTCTACCTGCGTAAAGGTAGAGCTTTTTCAGTTACTTTTAAATAATTTTCTTTCATTTCAGTTTATATCATCGCAAGCGGCATTTTTTCAGTCGGCTGCGGAAAGTCATTATCAATTAATTTTATTTCATCGGGAGTCAATTTAA encodes:
- a CDS encoding glucose PTS transporter subunit IIA, which encodes MSKDKYQILSDEIYQEIGGINNVESLIHCMTRLRIKIRDMSKVNMEKLKKINGVLGVVEADTLEIVLGPGVNTKVATIMNNEAGVKEGETFPETNSYQSNKSEVEKKAAEVHAAHKASLKKTWWRSALQHISAIFVPLIPAFVGAGLISGVAGILRNLLTAKVLPMSWNLGVTVLAMISSALFAYLNIYVGINTAKEFGATPGLGGIIGGIVYLPGIVAPVSIPNIFDGKPLAAGQGGIIGVLLGVWLLSYVEKFFHKHIADSVDIIFTPFLTILIMGLFTIFVIMPLAGWFSNSLVGGINWVLKVGGPISGFILGLFFLPMVMLGLHQILTPIHLEMIQKLGFTPLLPILAMAGGGQVGAAIALWVKCRKNKQLVNMIKGALPVGILGVGEPLIYGVTLPLGRPFITACVGGGIGGAVVAAFGQVGSIAIGPSGVALIPLIAHNMWWAYILGLLASYVGGFIATYFWGVPKEAMLPADEADAEVKERREAEEQAYNLNMSTSGENEVKDNAKLTTQEIVAPVDGQIEELDEVEDQVFSQKMLGEGFAIIPKDGKIVAPVDGKVVSVMSTKHALTLKSTKGNLEILLHMGLDTVELKGRPFDIKVKENDIVKAGQPVAQMDIGKIKEAGKDPIVIMTITNMDDVSNFKLIATGTVKADMPVLKITSK
- a CDS encoding sulfite exporter TauE/SafE family protein; translation: MGPFFLFVYLILGGILGGLLSTIASMASLATYPILLSVGIPPVYANTTNDAALIWTGVGSTASSLKELKGHWKEVIFYSIFTIVGSALGCMLLIQFPGKIFEKIVPFCIAFSGLMILFSGEIHLEKDGNNRLLQIISLLCLVITGIYAGYFGAASGVLMLVILNAISDDDFLTVNAMKNIIGALSNLVALIIYMFTAKIYWDSAIPLAIGALIGSYFGPRIMLHISVKVIRLGIAVLALIQAAYFAYTAYR